The genomic interval GCATTTTCTATAAAATAGTCCATATCGAtgcatatgttttatattgatatGGGACTATTGTTAAAGTTACagtatgactttttttaaatcaggcttcTAACCTGTACTGTTTAGAGAATGTGTTATAATGGCTGAGACCGCAATTTCAATATGAAATATGGTTTGTAGTATTGTGTGACTGGACAATTGGAACAAAAATGATAAgccattcaaaataaaagaatccaaatgaaataaattatttttgtctaccattgtttttcagcaaattattacaataaaagcaactttaattttgctttactGACcctaaaaaacacttacctttctaaTGATAGCCAAAAACAAAGTTGTTATTTCATCACAGCATAATCCTTTTTAATTTCATCATACTATGGGAATATCACTACtatcatcctttaaaaaaaatatagcttggAATTCTTATATAGTATGTTACCACCAACTTTTTTAGCTGCAAATATATCCATTATAAAGTGATTGTACCAGGGTATTTACAtggatacaaataaataaagttggtcaaccaatacataaaaaacattaatccATATTGctgtaacatattttacattagtcCTGTCACATTTAACAGCTGTATAACCTGCATAAAATTGCAgatgtattttttagaaatggACCTTTGTTTAGCGGACTTTTTACCAAGTGTTTGGCAAGGCAATAAATCACTGAGTGTTTAGAAATCCTAAACGCCTGCATAAAATTTCAAAGATTTCAGCTACACATAGTACTATCGTAATCACAGTAAAAGTATACATAGCAATCAGGAATATTGTTTTCTCAAAGTGTTCGGGAACCATACATCtggtgaaattgtattttttatctaggCTTCCTGCATCACATTTAAAGATGGGGTTTACTTGGAAGCCAAAAAGATGAGATTGAAGCCAGAAGGCCACCACCTCTAAAGTAATTCTCAACAATACTGAAATTATGTAGAAGACTGTATAAACAGGCCTCTGGAGAATGTCTTCTTGGTCAATACTTTTGCAGGCTGCATAGAGATGAAAAACTGCTCCTGGAACTAGTACTGTCACCAGCTGAAGTGCCCAAAATACCTGCAAAATTGAAATTGGTTACAGTGTTAGGTGCACTCaaagttttaatataaattttatgttATACAGAATAATAATGAAAAGCACTTGTAAAGCATTTACCTGCTTGGCCCATTATTGACCACATACTTTAGATCATCAGTTTAGgatatatataaagccaaatctttttagttttatttttatgggtaAGCAAGGGTTATCTTTCCAGTTTTATTGCTATCCAGGGCTCTGTCTGCAAGACATGGAATTGCTTTTTTTGTGGGATAAAGAAATATCAAGatccaaattattaatattaccactGGCAAGTCCAATTTTTAGTAGCCAGGTGGCAACTATAGCAGTAAAACCCAACAGaagcttttcactttttttagaagTAGAAACAAAAGCTTGACCTGCAGACCTTAATTTCTGAGTCACCTCATAAGGCTAAAAAGCTACTGCTTGTCTTTGTTCAGTCAATGTTTTCCTGAGACCCTCTATCTGTTAATCATTGACAAGAGCAAATTAGATTGGCTCCTTGTCTGGTTTTTTCTATGTataaatgtcagatgattctcggccgatACAAGCTGTAAGGCTCGTCTTGGACTAGAATCTGACAGGTACTCAGAGGCCTTCTGAGGTTGTTCATGGATTCATCCTTGTAGAATACAAATGACTGCAATAGAAGTAAAGGGAGGAGGGTGCAGCGTGCATGGCTCCCTTGTTCCCCTCCCTCTATAGAGCATAAGGACGCTTGTTTaggcatcttttagtcttttgtcattgaaaatgattgcaaaaaaatattgtttccaacgacaaaaatctagcatttttattgtagcctaaagctgcgtacacaagttcaataattgtcattggaaaggatctttcacagtcctttccaaggacaaaagactgtacatacatacagcgccattctgctctatagatagggggagaacaatgaagccgtggatctgccaggacagatccatgaacgaggagcgctgtacacacgcctgaATTTTGTGCCCGAAGGTGATTATCAGCAGAGAATTATccgacatgtgtacgtagccttagtttacTTAGATGATGTCCATGTAGCAAATATGAAGCTGAAAGCTTCCCAACCATCTTTTGTTTCCAagttttcctataaaatattGCATGCCTAGGTGATTTTGATAGCCGGTTAGCAGGCAATTATTAACTGCTACACTGGGGATCAAAatagtttcttgaacatgacaaagAGTTCCTGTACtgaaatggcctccacagtcaccagatctcaatccaataaagTACCTTTAAGATGTGATGGTacaggagatttgcatcatggatgtgcagatGATAAATATGCAGTATCTGCATGAAGCTGTCATGTCAATGTGGGACAAATCCTTTAAGGTGCTATGCCAATAAGAATGACAGCAGTTCTGGAGGCAAAGGGTAATTACTGCAGTTCTGGAGGGTGTAACTAAGTGAttgtttaataccaaaataaaaaaataaggtgaGGATAGTAATGAATCACTTTACAACTTGGTTTagtattacatgttttttataaGTAAACTTTTTGCAAATGCAAGTAAGCTAATGTGTTTTTCTATTGTACTGTATTTCTATTGTGTGTTttctattgtattgtaaaatatgtaattaggTATTGTAATGAATAACAGTTaagataaaaactaaaataataaataaaatttactaaTCATCATAGCGTTTAAGTAGATGAACCTTCTTGCAAACTTCTGATAAATTTGATACTGTACACCAGAAAGTAAAATAatctttatgaatatttttatattaata from Pyxicephalus adspersus chromosome 4, UCB_Pads_2.0, whole genome shotgun sequence carries:
- the GJE1 gene encoding putative gap junction epsilon-1 protein isoform X2 is translated as MALSDSVNPDQPRNSENKDVIKPKEGLNGSPKQHNTWTEVAQTSNGDCCEPDKREVNLFCYNQFRPITPQVFWALQLVTVLVPGAVFHLYAACKSIDQEDILQRPVYTVFYIISVLLRITLEVVAFWLQSHLFGFQVNPIFKCDAGSLDKKYNFTRCMVPEHFEKTIFLIAMYTFTVITIVLCVAEIFEILCRRLGFLNTQ
- the GJE1 gene encoding putative gap junction epsilon-1 protein isoform X1, whose translation is MSLNYIKNFYEGCLRPPTVIGQFHTLFFGSVRMFFLGVLGFAVYGNEALHFSCEPDKREVNLFCYNQFRPITPQVFWALQLVTVLVPGAVFHLYAACKSIDQEDILQRPVYTVFYIISVLLRITLEVVAFWLQSHLFGFQVNPIFKCDAGSLDKKYNFTRCMVPEHFEKTIFLIAMYTFTVITIVLCVAEIFEILCRRLGFLNTQ